A window of Aequoribacter fuscus genomic DNA:
GCGGTTAGGTGAAGCAGTGGGCGCGGTGGTGGTCGTGTCCGGCGAACTTAAAGAGCCCCTGCAGTCCTTACAGGCTTATTTGAAAGATCACCTTGCCGCTTTCAAGATTCCAGCCTATGTTTGGGTGCATGAGGGAAGTCTGCCTCGAACTGCGACCGGCAAAATTTTTAAACGAGAATTAAAACAGCACTACAACGCCACGTTGTCCGCTGCATAACACAAGAGGGAAAACCATGGACTTAGGAATAAGCGAAAGACTTGAACCGCTATTGCACAGCGTAAAAACCTTTATTGCTGAAGAAATCGAGCCAATGGAGGATGAATACTGGAAGGAAGTTGATACTGGCAGTCGCTGGGAGTTTACTGAGCGCCAGACTGAAATTTTAGAGACCCTGAAAGCCAAAGCGCGTGAGCAGGGCTTGTGGAATTTCTTTTTAACTGGCGAACACGGTTATGGGTTAACCACGGTTGAATATGCCTATTTAGCTGAAGAGATGGGCAAAACTCCGCTGGGTGCCGAGGTATTTAACTGCGCCGCGCCTGACACGGGCAACATGGAAGTGCTGCACAAATACGGCAGCGAAGCGCAGAAAGCACAGTGGTTAGAGCCCTTGTTAAACGGGGAGATCCGCTCTGCTTACGCGATGACCGAGCCTGGCGTTGCTTCGTCAGATGCAACGAATATCTCGACCAACGCAGTCTTGGACGGTGACGAATGGGTAATCAACGGCGAGAAACACTGGATTTCGGGTGCGGGTGATCCACGCTGCAAAATTATGATTGTAATGGTCAAGACGAGTCCTGACGCTCCGACCCACAAACAGCAGTCGCAAATTTTGGTGCCAAAAGATACCCCGGGGTTAGAAATTTTGCGCCCTATGACCGTTTTTGGGGAAGACGATGCGCCGCACGGTCACATGCACTTGCGTTTTAATAACGTACGTGTACCCAAAGACAATATCATCCTAGGTGAAGGTCGAGGATTCGAGATCTCGCAAGGTCGTCTTGGTCCGGGTCGAATTCACCACTGTATGCGCGCATTAGGTGCGGCTGAGAAAGCACTGAAATTATTGTGTGAGCGCGCGACGACTCGCACCGCCTTTGGTAAGCCTTTGGCCAAACTGGGTGGTAACGTCGATATCATTGCCAATGCTCGAATGAACATTGAAATGAATCGCTTGCTGACCCTCAAGACGGCGTGGTTAATGGATAACATCGACGCGAAAGAAGCGCGTGTTTGGATTTCGATGATCAAAACGACTGTTCCCAACGCGGTGCTTCAGATTGTTGACGACGCCATTCAAATGTACGGCGGGTTGGGTGTGTCGCAAGATACGCCATTGGCTGGCATGTACAAAGGTTTGCGTACTCTGCGCTTGGCCGATGGTCCAGATGCCGTTCACCGTATGGTGGTGGGCCGTCATGAGCTGCGAAAGTATGCGGCGCAAGATTCGGTGAGCGCCACGTTCCGTGACGGTTGATCGATAATAGCTACCACATCAATCAATGCGCCAAATTGGCGTAAAGAGGAGAATGACAATGCCAATAATTGTTGTACCAAAGGAAGAATTGCCGAATTACGTCGGCCATAAATTTGAGCCAGGTCAGTGGGTCGAAGTAAGACAGGAGCGAATAAATCACTTCGCTGACTGTACGGAAGATTTTCAGTACATCCACATTGACGAAGAGCGTGCCGCGCAGACGCCGTTTGGTGGCACCATTGCGCATGGTTTCTTGACGCTATCGCTGTTGGTCAAAATGTGTGAAGAAAATGCGATCGCTCCGGAAGGCGTGGTCATGGGCATTAACTACGGTTTTGACAAGATACGCTTCTTGGCGCCGGTGCGTGCAGGCAAGCGTGTGCGCGCTCATAGCCAAATTGTTAGTATCGATGCCAAAGATGGTGGCCGTTTCTTAACGAAGCAAGCCGTAAGTGTTGAGATCGAAGGTGAGGAAACCCCCGCTTTAATCGCAGAATGGTTGGGTATGGTGGTGACCGCGTAAGCGGCCCTGGTACCCCTTAAGGAGGAAATATGACAATTCGTTATGACGGCCAAGTGGCTATTGTGACAGGTGCCGGCGGCGGTTTAGGCCGTTCGCACGCGATTGCCTTGGCGGCTCGTGGCGCCAAAGTAGTAGTAAACGATCTAGGTGGTTCGGTTGATGGCAGCGGTGGTTCAAGCGACGC
This region includes:
- a CDS encoding MaoC family dehydratase, encoding MPIIVVPKEELPNYVGHKFEPGQWVEVRQERINHFADCTEDFQYIHIDEERAAQTPFGGTIAHGFLTLSLLVKMCEENAIAPEGVVMGINYGFDKIRFLAPVRAGKRVRAHSQIVSIDAKDGGRFLTKQAVSVEIEGEETPALIAEWLGMVVTA
- a CDS encoding acyl-CoA dehydrogenase family protein, whose translation is MDLGISERLEPLLHSVKTFIAEEIEPMEDEYWKEVDTGSRWEFTERQTEILETLKAKAREQGLWNFFLTGEHGYGLTTVEYAYLAEEMGKTPLGAEVFNCAAPDTGNMEVLHKYGSEAQKAQWLEPLLNGEIRSAYAMTEPGVASSDATNISTNAVLDGDEWVINGEKHWISGAGDPRCKIMIVMVKTSPDAPTHKQQSQILVPKDTPGLEILRPMTVFGEDDAPHGHMHLRFNNVRVPKDNIILGEGRGFEISQGRLGPGRIHHCMRALGAAEKALKLLCERATTRTAFGKPLAKLGGNVDIIANARMNIEMNRLLTLKTAWLMDNIDAKEARVWISMIKTTVPNAVLQIVDDAIQMYGGLGVSQDTPLAGMYKGLRTLRLADGPDAVHRMVVGRHELRKYAAQDSVSATFRDG